CCTCCCCCAGCGTGACAGACGAGGACCGGACAGCAGTGACAACAGCCCCAAGGGACCAGGCAGGGCTGACGGAAACCGCTGTAGGACAGCACGAGCGCAGGCCCCCCCCCGCATCGGGATCAGCCGAGCCAGGCTTTGCAGAGTGGAAGCAGGGTCGTTCTCAGCCCGGCCCCAAAGGCTGCACGAGGCCATCGAGAGACAGAGCGTGGGCTGGTGGCTCCCAGCCACGGCTTCCGGCTCAGGGACCGTCCCTTGGGCCCTGCTGGCCTGGCTGCAGGGCAGAGGCGAAGCAAGAGCTTGTCCCACCCCAGcgctgcctttccctgcccctgctgtctgcccagggggaaaaaaaccccaagaaattacCCTTGGGGTAGAGAGGTGTCCCAGGGACCCCCGGGGCTTGCGATACCTGACAAGGGGCCAGTGGCACAGACCTAAAGCTGGCGGGCAAAGACACTGGGACAGGAGGTGATGCCACCCAGGGACATGGGGGTGCACACATGGCATGGTCTTCAGAAAGGGGCACGGTGACCCCAGGGAGGGCTACAACCCCCTCGGAGGGGACCGAACGCGAGGCAAGAGGATGCCAATGGGCATGTTTAAGCCTATTATGGGCAACAGGTCCACAGTTTTCACCACAAGCCCTCTCGTGGCCAGGGCTGGCATCCAGGACAGAGCTGGTCTGGGCACTGCTCCCCCAGAGCTGACCCTGGTCCCTTCTCAGGCCACTCACTTGGGGAAGGCGTCGAACCAGTAGGTCTTCTTGGTCTCGGGGAAGGCGACTCTCATGCCAGAGGTGAGTGGGGAGTGGAGCACGATGGCAGCGCACTCGTAGCGGGAGGCCAGATCAACTGTGGGCACCGTGCCGATGCTCTGTCCGTATAAAATAATGTTCTCCGGGCTGATCCCATacctgggagaggagagggcagGTCAGCGCCCAAGCACCGGAGTCACATCGCCAGGAGATCACAGGCGGTCACCCTGCTCTGGCTACAGCACCCTGCAAGGcttcctggggtggggggaaatggggctctgtCCCCCCTGCTCCTCGCAGCTGTGCCCAAAGCAGCTGCCCTGCACCCCTGGCAGGACcaggcagcagccagggctgagctgccagATGAGCTGGGGGGGTGTCGAGGCTCACCCTCGCCAGGAGCAGGGTTCCGGGTGGGTTTGTGAACCTCAGATCGCAGCTACATGGGGCAGCCCCCAGTTCCTGGGGCACGCTACGAGCCaggcctggctgcaggcagggcagaggcagagctgtcACGGGCTGGGGAaccagggctgggcacagccagGGGAGAGCCTGGGGACAGCGAGACAGGGAGCACAGCTTGTGCCACCGTCATacccctgcagcatccctgcccctccacagcccccagcCCGCTCCCTCTGCGGCTGCCTTCCGGCCACCCCTTCCCGTTATGAGTGGCCCGGGTTCCCTCTCTGGGAGATTTCCTGTTTTCCAGACTGCCGGCCCGCAGGGTTTTCCTGGCGGCAGCATGGATgtcctcccttccccctgcccggTGCCCTGCTCACCGCGTCCGCAGCGCCTGCCATGCGGCGTCGATGTCGGAGTAGAGGTTCCTCTCCGAGGGCTTGCCCGTGCTCACACCGTAGCCCGAGTAGTCATAGGAGAAGATGTTGCAGTTGATGCGGGTGCCCAGCCCGATGTAGAAGCTGCTCATCTGCCCCAGGTCCACGGCGTTGCCGTGTGAGAAGAGCACCGTGTACCTGCAGCACCGCGGAGAGACGGGCACGGTGGGTTAATCGTGGACTCGGCTGCGGGTGCCACCACACTGCCCGGCCCCGCCAGCAGCTCGGGGATGCCCTGGGCAGCACCAACCCATCTGCTTCGGAGGCCGAAAACCAAACCCCAGGACACGAAGAGCCAACACCCCTCTGGCCACCAAGGAAGGTCCTGGCGACACCCCCAGTTCAACCCTGGGATACCCAGACCCTCCTCGTCACCCAGGGCCAGGGGCTCGCTCCCAGCAGAAACAGGCAGCCTGAAGGTAGGATGATTCTGTTCAAGTTTTTGAGTCTATTTTTGGTAAAAAGCTCAGAATTTGGGGCCGTTTGCCCAATGGGGATTTCAAGTAAGAATTCTGACAGcggatttttttctctcctgagtCTGGCAAGACACCAGATGCTGGGAGAGAAGTGAATTGTGGGAGTGACAAGGCACAAGAAATTTCCACCATAAGGGGAAAAACAATGTTAATCATAAAAATTAACACTAATAGCACAATGATGGAAGCTTGGCTCTCTTCTGCTGAAGGGAGGGAGCAGGACCTGCTCCCTGCTGAGCCCCCAGAGTTGGTCCGAGAAGTTTGCAGCCAGGTTGAGCCACCATGTCCCAGCCCGGATGCCCCAGAAAGCCCCAGCAGTTAAGGCGGTGGCAGGACGAGCTGCAGGGAGGACAGACCTGATACCCCAGGGAGTTTGGGAGGGCCAGATTCCCCCAGCCCGGgcccttccctccagccccacagcctgGGCTAAACAGTCGCTCCCAGGGGCCGGTTGGGAGCGGGGCCAGCGCCAAGCCTCACGGTGGCAGAGCGCGGGCAGGCAGATGCACAGGCAGAGCAATCCTGCCGACAGTTTCCTCTCTCCGGGGACACACGACGCAGGCAGGGTCGGAGCGGATGTCCCCACCGGGCAGCCCGCAGAGATCTCCTGTAACGCAGCTCTCCAACCCCCACGAGAGCCATCCCCCCTCGCCCCAAGCCCACCTGGTGGGTTCGAAGCCCTCGCCCGGCTGAGGGCAGACGTGGGCTGCGTTCCCCCGCACAGAGATCTCTGCGGACGCCGTTCCTCGGAGGGCACCTTGCTCCCGGGAGGATTCTGGTGTGTGTATGGGGTGCTGCAGGCTTTAGCACCTGACCTCTCTCCACACCTGAACCCCCACGTCGTGCCACTGGCTCAAGGAGTGGCTGCCgagtcccctcctgtccccacacCATCCCCTCATGCCTAGGCACTGGCAGCTGGGCGGGGGTCTCCATCCCGCACTCCAGCTTCCCAGTTTACAGACCCATGCGGGTGACCAGTAGCAGGTTGTGTCTAAATCCCTCCTGGCTTTAGCTCTTCTCACTCCTCTTCGAGAATCAAATGTGCCCATGAATTAGACTAAACATGCAGACCTGGGTTGCTACAGGCGTCTCCTGGCCAGTGCAGGCTCTCGCCCATCCACGTGGTCACCGCGGGGCGAGTGGCCGGCACAGATCCCCCGGCACTCACAGACACTCGGTTCGCAACCGGAGCGTGACGTCACCGGCGTGACatcgggggagggggggggatcTGCAGGACAGCCTAGGGAATCCCCACATCCCTACAGCCTCCAGCTTTGCCTCCGCTCCATGTTTAACCCCATTCCCAGTTGCAGCCACAAGCCAGACCGGTCCTGGGAGCTGAGCTCACCCGCCCCGCAGGATGCCTCCAGAGCCCCGTGGCacggccagctccttcagcaagGCGCCAGGTCAGGCCGGGGCATGGAGGTGGCACTCAGCTGAAAGAGGGGACGGGACAGGATGGCACCGTGCCCACCAGCACTGCACTAGCCCAACACGGAGCCAACCAGGGTCaaactgctggcagcagcaccaggcCGGCACATCGACGAGCAACTCACCTGGCGCCTGGCACGCAGCGGACGTACATGCAGCCGACGCGGTTCCCTCGGCTGCTTTTGGTGACGAACACCTCGATGTTGTCCAGCTCCCGCTGGGAGTACTGGAAATCCGCCCGGTCCTTCAAGTGCAGCTTCCACCGCCCCACGGCACCGCCGCGCAGAGAGCCGGTGCTGGTGCTGCCCACGGGCTCGGGCTCGGGGACCACGGCGTAGGTGGGCTCTGGGGGCAGGAAGGCCAGTTTGGCAGCGATgcggctggggcagggagggcagcagaagAGGCAGCAGAGTTGACTGATCGACAGCCCGTTCATGACGGCGGCGAGGTGAAAGGCCCAGAGCGAAGGAGTATCCAAATCAGACAGACGGCCCCGGAGAGGCCCCGTCCTCAGCCGGCCCTCAGCACGGCTGCCGCCGGCAGTCCGCCACGGGCCGGGGCGCTGGTCGGGGCTGGGGCGGCCGCCATCCGTCCCTCTGCGGGCAGCAGCGGTGGCCTGCGGGCAGGTCAggcagcagtgagggctctgTACCCCCAAATCCTGTCCCGGTGCCCCCCAGTCCCCAAATCCTGCCCAAATCCACACCCACGTGTCGGCGAACACATGCACCACGTCCCTCCAAGCCAAGGGGCTCACCGTCCCCGCCtcgaacacacacacacagagcgcACACCCACCTCTCACAGCCCCCGCGCTCATGCtgaacccccccccaaaaaacaagcCTCCTTCAACACTTCCCAGcccacacacccccacaccaCACAGCGCAGCCCCTGCGCGCAGGCCCACGCCGGGGAGGCGAGGACGGCAGGCGCaggatcacacacacacacacacacacacacacactccgcAACAGCCGCACGGTCGGTGGTACAAAGGACACAgcccctccaggacccccccgGATGCCGGCACAGGTCTGGCCGCACAGGCATGTGGCAGGAGTGCCGAGCTCCTtaagaaaaaggggaggggggagaaaaggaaaaaaaaaaaaaaaaaaaagcaactatttTCTGCAAGTTTAGGCACAGGCTCGCACTGAGGAATGTCAAACCAGCCCACACCCCAAGGAATTTGCTCCATCTGCTTCCGAAGggctgggaaaggggaggaaagggtGGAAGAGGGAGGCCTCCCGCCCAGCCAGGAGGGGAAGGCATGTGGCGCCGAAATATGCcgaaatattctgaaatattcagAGTGAAGGGATGCACCGTGCCCCGGCCCTGCTGCAGGCCTTGTGCGTCGGGGCCCAGGGCTGAATTCGGGTCTCCCTCGGGCCGGTGGCCACCCACAGCAATGCCGGGGCCGGCGTCGCACCCGGCACATGGCAGCCCTGGCCACCTCCCTCCCCTGGGGTTTGGTCCCACGGACCAGGCGTACCCGCGGCGGATGGGGGTGTCCGGTGACCGCACACCTGCACGGGCACGTCGGGGCGTGGGTCCACGCAGGCGGAGGCAGGAGCTGCCGGCGGCGCACGCGCTGTGTGTCACGCTCGCGCCGTGTGTCACGCTCACGCCGGGCTGAACCCCAGCACCGGCTGGGGACACGCACCCCCCTGGGCACCCGCTGCCCTCGCCCCACAGCCAGCACGGGGGGCGGATCCGCACCACACCCCCACCCTGACCACACACCCACTCACCCCTTGCCCGGCGTGGGGGCCGGATCCACgctacacacacaaacaccccaCAGGCAGAGTGGGGGATCCACACTGCGCCCACTCACTGACCCGAgtgggacccccccacacccacgGAGCCGTGTGGGACCCCCCCACTGACCATCGTGGACCTCCCCCTCCACTGACAGGcatgggaccccccccaccccacacacactGACCAGGGTGGGCCTCTCACCTTCCACTGCCTGGTgtgggggcccccccccccactgacCTGCGTGGGCCCCCCACAACTGACTACTATGGGCCTCCCTCCCCCACTCACTGCTGTAggaccccccccacacacacactgaccCGTGTGGGACCCCCCCGCTGACCAGCACGGGCCTTCCCCCGCCACTGACAGTCATAGGACCCCCCACTCCACACACACTGATTGGTGTGGGCATCGCCCCCCACCACCACTGGCCGGTATGTGGGGGCCCCCCCACTGCCTGCTGTTGGACCCAGACACACACACTGACCcgtgggggacccccccccgcaccccagcaCTGACCGGTGAGTGCCCCCACCCTCGCTGACCAGCgtgggcctcccaccccactgaCAGGTATGGGACCCCCCTCCCCACGTCCACTGATCGGTGTGGGCCCCCCCGCCACTGCTGCAGGCCTCCCCCACACACACGCTGACCGGCGTGGGCCCCCCCGCGACTGCTGCGGGCCTCACTCCCGCACTGTGGGACGGTGGGACCCCCACAAACACACACTGAccggtgggacccccccactgCTGcggacccccccacacccacgCACTGACCGGTGGGGGTTCCCCTCCCCCACACTGACCCGTGTACGCCCTCCCCCCCCGCAGACCACCCGCTcgtgcctcccccctccccccgccacgGCCGAGGCAgacccgtgtgtccccccccccggtACCTGGACATGCTCCGCCGCAGCCCGGCCCGGGCCCCCCCGCGCTCGGGGCTGCCGAAGGGACGCGCGGCCGCCGCGGACCTCCGAGGCGGGGGCGGCGCTGCCCAGCGGCCCGCCTGCCCCGCCCTCGCCTCTCCCGGAAGTGACgccatcgccccgcccccccgttGCCAGGGGAACGGCGCGGCCTTCCCGCGAGGCCGCGCTCCCGTCATGGCCGCCGGCTGCCAGCGCCGAGGGACGCGGCGGGACGGGCCCACGCACGGAGGCCGCGCCTGGCCACGATACTTCCCCCTCCCAAATCCAGATGCCAAACACCGCCCGGCTGCCCCAGAATGGATACGGGGGGGGGAGGCGGCTTCAGCCCGGGCCTAGGACCCACCGCCTCCCTCCGGGTCACAAGCGCTGTGGGGTCCCACTCCAGCCCTGCAATCGCGGGTGGAGAAAGCAGCTCCCCCACCGAGGGGGAATCCAGCCTCCCGGGGCCTGGGGAAatcagtttggagaagaggaggctgaggggagacctcatggccctctacaactccctgaaaggagggtgcagagaggggggatgagtctcttgagccaaggaaccagcgccaggacaagagggaatggcctcaagctgcgccagggcagggtcagactggctcttaggaaggatttctttgcagaaggggctgttgggcgttggaatgggctgcccagggcagggggggagtccccatccctggaggggttgaagagtcgggttgagccagcgctgagggatctggtggagttgggaacggtcagggtgaggttcatggtgggactgggggagcttcaagggcttttccaaccgagatgattctgtggtcCTCCAGGGTCTAGGGGTACCGGATACAGCCCCAGGCTACCGCCTGTGTGGGAAGAGAAACCGGGAGTCTGGGTGCCAGGAGCGGGGCGTACCAGGCACGGGTAGTTATTATCCATGGAGCACCCGAGGCACAGAGCCCCGCAGCCACCCCAGAAGAGCCCAGAGCTGAGCTGGCGCCGCTGTGACACATCCATGCCCATAACAAACCACCCACGGCATCCAGCAAACTAGACTGTATTCATATTTACACTtatgaagaggaaggaaataaaagggaacaGGTAGGTGGTGGAGAAGCAGGCGGCTGTCCCTTTGCCACGCAGGCTTTCCCGCTGCATCCATGGgagctgcctcccctcccctggGGCTCACGACCTTCGTGTGAACACAAAGCAAGGGGTGGTTGCAATTTCTCACagcttcctccccccccccgccccgagagtGACGGCTCATTCTCAGCCAAAACCTCAATGGTAAAACCCAGCCTCGCCACACCCCACCGGCATCGCTCTTACTGCCCGGGTGTGTCCTAGCACTAAAACGTGCCGCCACTCGCGTGCTCCAGCCGTGGCGCTGATATTACCCAGAAGCAAAAACCTGAGGAAAATCCCTCCGCGATGGGCGAGCACTGCTTTTGTTGAAATTGGATAGGAAAATCAAAACCTTTGGCATGATCCCCCCGCAATCACAGGGACAGAACTGCCATAAGCGGGGGAGGAACTCGGCACTTGGAAGCAGCTGCTGATTTCCCCCGGCTGCCGGTTCGGCCCCTGCGGCTCTGCTCTCTGCCGCCCTTGGATGAGCCGATGCCGAGGGAAACGCTTCCAAAGCGTGGGACAGCCACAAgtggggcagaggctgctgcttTTCCCCCGGGACTCATCTGGGTTTCTCTGCTCGTGAGACCGCCGAGAGCCTTGTGGCTGCAGCCCCGCTCCCGCTGTTCCCAGGGAGGGGAACCCCCGGGGCAGGCGCAGACCCTGCGTGGGGCAGAGGTGGCTTTTGGGGCGCCCCACgagctgctgcctgccttgcGCTGTGCGCCCGAGCCCTGCGTTTCCCTTTCTAACAGCCCAGAGCCCTCCACAGGTTTTTTCTGGAGCACCACTGAGCCCAGCATTTGGCTTTCCCTGCACCCCAGAGCCCTCCACGAGCGTGTCTATGTGCACCCCAGAGCCTTCCAGGTGTCTTTTGGGGCGCTCGAGTCCTCTGAGCATGTTCACTGTACCCCAAAGCTCTCCTTTTGCCCCTCCTTGCACCCTGGAGCCCTCCCTGAGTCTCCCAGCACCCCTGAGAACTCCAGAGTCTTTCAGTGGGCCCAGAGCCGTCCAAgtgcctctccctgctccccagggctctcTGTGGGCTTTTCTGAAAGCCCCCACTTGTGCTTCTGGGCACCCCAGGACCCTCCTTGTGACTTTTCACGtaccctgcagccccccacgtGCCTTTCCCTGTGCCCCAGATCCCTCTGTCCAGCTTTCCAAGTGTCTCCTGGGGATCTGGCCCTGCCTCTCGTCCCACAGGGACAAGCAGCGAGGCGGGGGAGCAGAGCAGTTGGGTGGCTTTCCCGAGCCAACGTGCTCGTTAGGGGAGGAAGGTTCTCACTGAGTATTAGCGCAGCCCATGGGGAGGAAGGGTCCCCCCCCCGTCCGCCTGCgagcagggacaggaaagaaagcagaggttTGGCGATCTGAGTTTTTGCACAACCCTGATGAGAAAGAATCGTGTAAGGCagaaggcagggagcagaggggagaggagaggcgCAGGCACCGCTGGGTTACAACAAACCTCGCTTGGGAAGCAGCCAGTGGTTATTCAGGGGGTGTTGAAGCATGGGAGGCTGGTGCAAGGGTGTCCCGCAGCCCAGCCACGTCCCTGGGCGCAGCACCTGGCAGGCTGGCTCCCTCCCTGCGGCGAGAGGCACGAGGCAGCGAGCGGTACTTTCCCAAAGGTCCTGACCTGCGGCTGGAGCGTGTCTACGTCGCTGCAAGCCACGAAATAACTTCACTGTGCCGGTACTCTGCTGCTTGACCATCCCGGTGCTTCAACAACAGCATCTCAAAGGGAAGGGAGGGCTATTGGGGGTGTTAAAACTACAGAATCATCTTTTCTGCGTCTGAGAGCAAACACCTCTCCGGGAGCAGAAGGCAGCATTGCTGCCCAGATTCCCCAGCTCCCAGTTTTACATCCACCACAAAGAGACAGTGGGACAGACGGGAAAAAAGTCCAGCAGCTGCTCACGGGCTCCAGCCATGAGTCCCAGGCAGTTTGCAGGACTCGGGAGCTGCCGCCTGAAGGGAAAAGCTGCCCggcagagccctgctgcctgcGCCACGCAAACCGCCCCGGCGGAAGACAAGTCTGAAGGTCTTAACACTGGAGCAGCGGGGTGGGACGGTCCCTTTTCCTTTGGGAAGCTGGTTGAGAACGGatcagctgagctgtggctgtcagacaggaggggagggagagacgGAACGCCAACTGTCTGCCAAAGAAGTGCGAGGAGTCCCTGTGTCTgggtgctggtttgtgtgtgctGCTGGAGTCCCCATCGCACCACCGATggggctgggaggaagaggaggaaggctgggaggaaggggaggagcaCCAGGCCACCTGGCTGCAGTTCGAGCTTCTCAGCCCCCTTCACAACTTCTGGATCTTCTCAGCGATAACGATGGGGTTCTCCTTACGGATCTTCTCGGCAGCTTCTGCCTTGTAGTCGTAGGGGCAGGCGTGCATGTCGGAGTACCGGTGAATGGCACAGAACAGGTTCCCGCAGCGGCAGTCGAAGCCTGAaggggaggaagagcagagagacAAAGCCGCGTCAGTCCCCGTCCAGCCGGACAGGAAGGCGGCAGGGCCCCCGCTCCTTCCTGCCAGGCCAGGAAACTCCACTACTGCAGAAAGAGGGTCAGCAGAGGGAGGGGGCTGCCGTCCCCAACAGGCAAAAGGGAGTCTCAGGGTGGGGAAAGCTCACGAGTGGCTCTTTGCTCTCCTCTGGCTTAGCAGCTCCCATGAGCGCACGCGtgctctgggcagccccagcTGTCACGGCAGTGGGAAATGCTCCCATAGCAGCTGCTCTCCACGCTCCCCAGGGACAAGGGACATGCCGGGGACTGCAGAGTGCCAGATTGCTAATCCAGACCAGGCTCCCCAGGCAGCGAGCAAGCAGCCTGAGCTGGAGCTGAGCCCTCCGAGCCAGCCTGGCTCCCCACGCATCACACAGCAGCATCTGGGCTGACCAGCAGTAagccagcaaagcagaaaaacctTCACCTTGTTAGGATCGCTTTTGAGCTATTTAGGCTTCAAAATTCATAATTTAGTCACTTCGCTTGGAGACAATGCTGTTCAGAAGTGCTGCTGTTATCCCAGCacacagggaaactgaggcagggagggggtttgctgcagggcagcagacCAGCTCCCCACCAGTGAATCACACTCTTTCCAACTACAGGCCGTACAGACCACAAACACCTTGCTACGAGGTGTCAGTTTACTCCTATTTGAGAAAACTCATTTTATCCTAAATGCCCTGAATTCACAGCTCTCTACAAGTCAATTCCTAAAGGAGAGGAAACTTCTCACAGTTTGAAGCTCTTAAGCAAACACTCATCCAGAAAAACAATCCTCCCTGCAGATCTGAAGGCTGGGCACAGAGTACCCTGACCAGTCTTGGGTTTATAAACCCAGATTTATTCTAGGACAGCGCCCTCAAATCTCCAGGCAACTTTGGGGCCCACAGTGCCAGGTGCTGGGCAAACCTCCCGGGCCAGACTCTGCCAAAGCAGCTGACATCGATGAAAACAGAAGCGTGTGTGCAGCCCCTGGCTGCTGAACGCACAGAGAAGGCCAAAGAGGCGAGCGCTCCGCTAGAACAGCGTGACCTGCACCTCTCCAGAGTTAACTTCTTCCAGGGAAACactaaatgtttttattaacaaaCCACAGCCAAGTTAATTGCTTCACTTTCCAGGGGCAGTTTTCCCACTGATACCAGTCACCTGACACCATCTCAGTACCTCTCTCTTCAGCTTTGCAGGCTGAACGCTGAGAGCCATCCTGCTCTCAGGAAGCTACTGGTGGAAGTCAAGTAGCATTAACAAACGGGATGAGTCTTGGAGTGGGATTTTCAGCGTGGGTCTAACTCGGTTCATGTCACTATTATGAAAGCTCTACTGTTGACTTGAATAGGAGCAGAATTAGATCCACAGTGAGCACTGCCTTTGCTTCTAGAAGCagcttctgccaagcagcagaaaTAACCCGAGAGGCTCCATCCAGTTCCACAAccctgcaccccagggctggcagggaccccgACAGCGAGCGGCAGATTCCCCAGGCTACGCCTCGGACAGCGCTGTTCACAGGCCAGAGCTCCCCTCCCACCTTCCCTGCAGCACCCCGTCTTGTGGATGTAAAGTACTTTTCGGAGGGgcacctccagctgctgccccacgCCGACCCTCTGAACCCAGGCAGTACCGCAGCGCAAGCAGATCTGCTCACAGGGCTATGAAACCAGACTGCTTAGGCCACCGGCAAGCTTTCCCACAGCCAGGGTCTTACCAGTTAGCCCTATCTTCTTCCGGCAAGTGAAGCAGCGATTCTTCTTCTGTTTCGGTTTTTCTGAAGCTGTCTTGCCCTCAGCTGTGTTCTGGGATATTTCAAGCAGGGTACCTGAAACAGAGGCAAGAGTTTTGCTACTCTTCTTGATTAACCAAGCAACACATTCGTTTTATTACAGGAGCTGCTTAAGGCCCTAACGATTCTGGGTCTGTGCCAGACACCTCTGTGTGCACATTGCCCTCACCGACACACCCCAAACTGTGAGATTTGCCTCGTTCCACAGAGATCTACACCTCACACAGCCtcatgttttctctctgtttcaaaTTCTTTAAGTCcaaggctcagaaacaccaaggAGATATTTAGCTAAGGCACAGGTAAGGTACCGTGATGCCATTTAGCTCCCGCTCAGAAAAGGTAATACTAAGTAGAATTACCTGGTGCTTGCCATAGGTTAAGCATGCATCTGGGTAGTGCTTAGCTGATGTACAGTAACTCAACTGCACAGCTGAGCCTGGAGTTAAtctttgcaggggaaaaaaaaaagttaaccccTTTTAAGTACTACTAATTATTTTTGCTGACTCTTATGTAAGTGTTCCTCGTATGTAGGTCTCAGAATGCTTTACACAGATACTCATCACTGTCTCTAATCTACCAAAAGGAAAACTGAGCTCTGAAAGCCAGATTGTTAAAGGTCACTGACGCTTAGCAGGATTTCCTACAGTACCTAAGCAGGTTAGAGAAGTCAACAGGAGGTAGAAACTCCAACTGCTAGCAGATACACACCTGCAATGCAGGCCACTGAAAATCAGGCTAAGGAGACAAACAGTCAGAGAGAGCTTTGTAGATCTGACCCTAAACAACTTTCTAAAAATCGCACAGTCAGGAGAAAGGGGCAGGCTCTTCCAAGCCTCTCTTTCACCAAACAGTCTCTCACCTGCCTGTCGTAAATTGTCTCCTGGGCTTGCAGGCAAGGAATTACCAAATCCAAAATGCACAGTCATGTGCAGTGCCTAGAGCCTGTTTTTTTAACAACCAATggctcttggggtttttttagctttgaaTGCAAGCAAACTGTCAGTTGAACTAAAGGCGAGTGTCTCAAACGCAGTGTCACTTGGTTACAGCTCCACTGCAACACAGCGGCTCACCCCGTAGCTCATCAGCTGGAGGATGTACCCCGCTGGGCATCGACACCCCTGCTCCTTTAGCACTTTGCAAACAAAGCGACAGCGCTAACGCTCCCCTCCGAGGGGCAGCTATGCCCCCCATCACACCGGAGGGCAACAACCAGGCCAGTAGCTGCC
The Strix uralensis isolate ZFMK-TIS-50842 chromosome 27, bStrUra1, whole genome shotgun sequence DNA segment above includes these coding regions:
- the ABHD17A gene encoding alpha/beta hydrolase domain-containing protein 17A, with amino-acid sequence MNGLSISQLCCLFCCPPCPSRIAAKLAFLPPEPTYAVVPEPEPVGSTSTGSLRGGAVGRWKLHLKDRADFQYSQRELDNIEVFVTKSSRGNRVGCMYVRCVPGARYTVLFSHGNAVDLGQMSSFYIGLGTRINCNIFSYDYSGYGVSTGKPSERNLYSDIDAAWQALRTRYGISPENIILYGQSIGTVPTVDLASRYECAAIVLHSPLTSGMRVAFPETKKTYWFDAFPNIEKISKITSPVLIIHGTEDEVIDFSHGLALFERCPKAVEPLWVDGAGHNDIELYSQYLERLRKFISQELASQRN